Proteins from a single region of Apostichopus japonicus isolate 1M-3 chromosome 21, ASM3797524v1, whole genome shotgun sequence:
- the LOC139962459 gene encoding quinone oxidoreductase PIG3-like isoform X2 yields the protein MAKGKMDLSSSSEVSSNFISSFQTPVNNVKFDCQLAENFGYVYTAESVKEVQNRWQALTSSKFVCIKTTKGYGKNDFDDLLKHNLQWELPSLGSAGMGNKGLDYDGMPFVIIATKVLDCQHGVDRHLKRKLVTDNIRNQKQFTEGRKRFRSSNKECKKVDCPAQLLVKDVIKFPDFRIGDKTDAKKAAVSRKLRQSLESNKNVVGERRYYLRLPLPSEHNGHPLMESSAMKAVQQANPGDADTLFIDGVHPRPEPKDREIVIEVFNSAVNRLDILQRKGALPVPKGASPIIGLEVSGRVHKLGPKCSDKWKEDDRVMALVNGGGYAEYTTVDEDHVMAIPDHMTFTEAAAVPEVWLTAYQLLHLIGGSGVGTAAVQLVVSAGAHAIVTAGSQEKIDKALSLGATAGVNYKVEEFHEKVAELTEGKGVNIILDCVGSSYWSKNLEALAMDGRWVLYGLLGGPNVKGNFLGGLLRKRATLSATTLRTRTDQYKAHLIEEFTANALPLFGRSEQSQLKVVVDKVFPLASIQEAHQYVEGSKNIGKVVLEIKRDEGEVPPEADCDENVVTEEAAAHSDL from the exons ATGGCAAAGGGAAAAATGGATCTTTCCAGTTCATCTGAAGTATCGTCAAACTTTATTTCCAGCTTCCAAACACCTGTCAATAATGTCAAATTTGATTGTCAACTTgcagaaaattttggttatgtttATACCGCTGAATCAGTCAAAGAGGTCCAAAATAGATGGCAAGCCTTGACTTCATCGAAGTTTGTATGCATAAAGACAACCAAGGGTTATGGCAAAAATG ATTTTGATGATCTATTAAAACATAACCTACAGTGGGAATTACCAAGCCTTGGTTCAGCTGGAATGGGTAATAAAGGTTTGGACTATGATGGCATGCCATTTGTTATAATTGCCACAAAAGTCCTGGATTGTCAGCATGGAGTAGACAGACACCTAAAGAGGAAGCTTGTCACTGATAATATCCGG AACCAGAAGCAGTTTACAGAAGGAAGAAAGAGGTTTCGATCCAGTAATAAGGAATGCAAGAAAGTAGATTGCCCAGCCCAGCTTCTTGTCAAAGATGTGATTAAATTTCCTGATTTCAGG ATAGGTGATAAAACTGATGCAAAGAAAGCCGCTGTATCTAGAAAGTTACGCCAGTCATTGGAAAGCAATAAAAATGTTGTTGGGGAGAGGAGATATTACCTGAGGCTTCCACTACCGTCAGAGCATAATGGTCACCCTTTAATGGAG AGTTCAGCCATGAAGGCTGTGCAGCAAGCTAACCCCGGGGACGCTGATACACTTTTCATAGATGGTGTTCATCCACGACCAGAACCTAAGGACAGAGAGATTGTTATTGAAGTATTCAATTCTGCTGTAAACAGGCTCGATATATTACAG aGGAAGGGTGCATTACCAGTTCCAAAAGGAGCCAGTCCGATCATAGGACTAGAGGTGTCTGGCAGAGTGCATAAATTGGGACCAAAGTGTTCTGATAAATGGAAGGAAG ATGATAGAGTAATGGCCTTAGTCAATGGTGGAGGCTATGCTGAGTATACTACAGTGGATGAAGATCATGTTATGGCCATTCCTGATCACATGACCTTCACTGAAGCGGCAGCAGTTCCAGAGGTCTGGCTAACTGCATATCAGTTGTTGCATCTGATTG GTGGGAGTGGGGTAGGAACAGCAGCTGTACAGCTGGTGGTCTCAGCTGGAGCTCATGCCATTGTTACTGCTGGATCACAGGAGAAGATAGACAAAGCTCTCAGTCTTGGTGCAACGGCAGGAGTAAACTACAAGGTAGAAGAGTTCCATGAAAAGGTCGCAGAGCTGACAGAGG GTAAAGGAGTCAACATTATCTTAGACTGTGTTGGTAGTAGTTATTGGTCAAAAAACTTGGAAGCACTCGCAATGGATGGAAGATGGGTTCTGTATGGCTTATTGGGAGGCCCAAATGTCAAGGGAAATTTCTTAGGAGGTTTATTGAGAAAGAGGGCTACTCTCTCTGCAACAACTTTGAGGACAAGAACTGATCAG TACAAGGCACATCTTATTGAAGAATTCACAGCAAATGCCTTACCACTCTTTGGAAGAAGTGAACAATCACAACTTAAAGTTGTAGTAGATAAAGTTTTTCCACTTGCTAGTATACAAGAAGCTCACCAGTATGTGGAAGGAAGTAAAAACATAGGGAAAGTAGTTTTAGAGATAAAGAGGGATGAAGGAGAAGTGCCACCAGAAGCTGATTGTGATGAAAATGTGGTGACAGAAGAAGCAGCTGCCCATAGTGACCTTTGA
- the LOC139962459 gene encoding quinone oxidoreductase PIG3-like isoform X5: MGNKGLDYDGMPFVIIATKVLDCQHGVDRHLKRKLVTDNIRNQKQFTEGRKRFRSSNKECKKVDCPAQLLVKDVIKFPDFRIGDKTDAKKAAVSRKLRQSLESNKNVVGERRYYLRLPLPSEHNGHPLMESSAMKAVQQANPGDADTLFIDGVHPRPEPKDREIVIEVFNSAVNRLDILQRKGALPVPKGASPIIGLEVSGRVHKLGPKCSDKWKEDDRVMALVNGGGYAEYTTVDEDHVMAIPDHMTFTEAAAVPEVWLTAYQLLHLIAKVSEGEYVLIHAGGSGVGTAAVQLVVSAGAHAIVTAGSQEKIDKALSLGATAGVNYKVEEFHEKVAELTEGKGVNIILDCVGSSYWSKNLEALAMDGRWVLYGLLGGPNVKGNFLGGLLRKRATLSATTLRTRTDQYKAHLIEEFTANALPLFGRSEQSQLKVVVDKVFPLASIQEAHQYVEGSKNIGKVVLEIKRDEGEVPPEADCDENVVTEEAAAHSDL; the protein is encoded by the exons ATGGGTAATAAAGGTTTGGACTATGATGGCATGCCATTTGTTATAATTGCCACAAAAGTCCTGGATTGTCAGCATGGAGTAGACAGACACCTAAAGAGGAAGCTTGTCACTGATAATATCCGG AACCAGAAGCAGTTTACAGAAGGAAGAAAGAGGTTTCGATCCAGTAATAAGGAATGCAAGAAAGTAGATTGCCCAGCCCAGCTTCTTGTCAAAGATGTGATTAAATTTCCTGATTTCAGG ATAGGTGATAAAACTGATGCAAAGAAAGCCGCTGTATCTAGAAAGTTACGCCAGTCATTGGAAAGCAATAAAAATGTTGTTGGGGAGAGGAGATATTACCTGAGGCTTCCACTACCGTCAGAGCATAATGGTCACCCTTTAATGGAG AGTTCAGCCATGAAGGCTGTGCAGCAAGCTAACCCCGGGGACGCTGATACACTTTTCATAGATGGTGTTCATCCACGACCAGAACCTAAGGACAGAGAGATTGTTATTGAAGTATTCAATTCTGCTGTAAACAGGCTCGATATATTACAG aGGAAGGGTGCATTACCAGTTCCAAAAGGAGCCAGTCCGATCATAGGACTAGAGGTGTCTGGCAGAGTGCATAAATTGGGACCAAAGTGTTCTGATAAATGGAAGGAAG ATGATAGAGTAATGGCCTTAGTCAATGGTGGAGGCTATGCTGAGTATACTACAGTGGATGAAGATCATGTTATGGCCATTCCTGATCACATGACCTTCACTGAAGCGGCAGCAGTTCCAGAGGTCTGGCTAACTGCATATCAGTTGTTGCATCTGATTG CCAAAGTCTCTGAAGGGGAGTATGTGTTAATCCATGCAGGTGGGAGTGGGGTAGGAACAGCAGCTGTACAGCTGGTGGTCTCAGCTGGAGCTCATGCCATTGTTACTGCTGGATCACAGGAGAAGATAGACAAAGCTCTCAGTCTTGGTGCAACGGCAGGAGTAAACTACAAGGTAGAAGAGTTCCATGAAAAGGTCGCAGAGCTGACAGAGG GTAAAGGAGTCAACATTATCTTAGACTGTGTTGGTAGTAGTTATTGGTCAAAAAACTTGGAAGCACTCGCAATGGATGGAAGATGGGTTCTGTATGGCTTATTGGGAGGCCCAAATGTCAAGGGAAATTTCTTAGGAGGTTTATTGAGAAAGAGGGCTACTCTCTCTGCAACAACTTTGAGGACAAGAACTGATCAG TACAAGGCACATCTTATTGAAGAATTCACAGCAAATGCCTTACCACTCTTTGGAAGAAGTGAACAATCACAACTTAAAGTTGTAGTAGATAAAGTTTTTCCACTTGCTAGTATACAAGAAGCTCACCAGTATGTGGAAGGAAGTAAAAACATAGGGAAAGTAGTTTTAGAGATAAAGAGGGATGAAGGAGAAGTGCCACCAGAAGCTGATTGTGATGAAAATGTGGTGACAGAAGAAGCAGCTGCCCATAGTGACCTTTGA
- the LOC139962459 gene encoding quinone oxidoreductase PIG3-like isoform X3 has protein sequence MSNLIVNLQKILVMFIPLNQSKRSKIDDFDDLLKHNLQWELPSLGSAGMGNKGLDYDGMPFVIIATKVLDCQHGVDRHLKRKLVTDNIRNQKQFTEGRKRFRSSNKECKKVDCPAQLLVKDVIKFPDFRIGDKTDAKKAAVSRKLRQSLESNKNVVGERRYYLRLPLPSEHNGHPLMESSAMKAVQQANPGDADTLFIDGVHPRPEPKDREIVIEVFNSAVNRLDILQRKGALPVPKGASPIIGLEVSGRVHKLGPKCSDKWKEDDRVMALVNGGGYAEYTTVDEDHVMAIPDHMTFTEAAAVPEVWLTAYQLLHLIAKVSEGEYVLIHAGGSGVGTAAVQLVVSAGAHAIVTAGSQEKIDKALSLGATAGVNYKVEEFHEKVAELTEGKGVNIILDCVGSSYWSKNLEALAMDGRWVLYGLLGGPNVKGNFLGGLLRKRATLSATTLRTRTDQYKAHLIEEFTANALPLFGRSEQSQLKVVVDKVFPLASIQEAHQYVEGSKNIGKVVLEIKRDEGEVPPEADCDENVVTEEAAAHSDL, from the exons ATGTCAAATTTGATTGTCAACTTgcagaaaattttggttatgtttATACCGCTGAATCAGTCAAAGAGGTCCAAAATAGATG ATTTTGATGATCTATTAAAACATAACCTACAGTGGGAATTACCAAGCCTTGGTTCAGCTGGAATGGGTAATAAAGGTTTGGACTATGATGGCATGCCATTTGTTATAATTGCCACAAAAGTCCTGGATTGTCAGCATGGAGTAGACAGACACCTAAAGAGGAAGCTTGTCACTGATAATATCCGG AACCAGAAGCAGTTTACAGAAGGAAGAAAGAGGTTTCGATCCAGTAATAAGGAATGCAAGAAAGTAGATTGCCCAGCCCAGCTTCTTGTCAAAGATGTGATTAAATTTCCTGATTTCAGG ATAGGTGATAAAACTGATGCAAAGAAAGCCGCTGTATCTAGAAAGTTACGCCAGTCATTGGAAAGCAATAAAAATGTTGTTGGGGAGAGGAGATATTACCTGAGGCTTCCACTACCGTCAGAGCATAATGGTCACCCTTTAATGGAG AGTTCAGCCATGAAGGCTGTGCAGCAAGCTAACCCCGGGGACGCTGATACACTTTTCATAGATGGTGTTCATCCACGACCAGAACCTAAGGACAGAGAGATTGTTATTGAAGTATTCAATTCTGCTGTAAACAGGCTCGATATATTACAG aGGAAGGGTGCATTACCAGTTCCAAAAGGAGCCAGTCCGATCATAGGACTAGAGGTGTCTGGCAGAGTGCATAAATTGGGACCAAAGTGTTCTGATAAATGGAAGGAAG ATGATAGAGTAATGGCCTTAGTCAATGGTGGAGGCTATGCTGAGTATACTACAGTGGATGAAGATCATGTTATGGCCATTCCTGATCACATGACCTTCACTGAAGCGGCAGCAGTTCCAGAGGTCTGGCTAACTGCATATCAGTTGTTGCATCTGATTG CCAAAGTCTCTGAAGGGGAGTATGTGTTAATCCATGCAGGTGGGAGTGGGGTAGGAACAGCAGCTGTACAGCTGGTGGTCTCAGCTGGAGCTCATGCCATTGTTACTGCTGGATCACAGGAGAAGATAGACAAAGCTCTCAGTCTTGGTGCAACGGCAGGAGTAAACTACAAGGTAGAAGAGTTCCATGAAAAGGTCGCAGAGCTGACAGAGG GTAAAGGAGTCAACATTATCTTAGACTGTGTTGGTAGTAGTTATTGGTCAAAAAACTTGGAAGCACTCGCAATGGATGGAAGATGGGTTCTGTATGGCTTATTGGGAGGCCCAAATGTCAAGGGAAATTTCTTAGGAGGTTTATTGAGAAAGAGGGCTACTCTCTCTGCAACAACTTTGAGGACAAGAACTGATCAG TACAAGGCACATCTTATTGAAGAATTCACAGCAAATGCCTTACCACTCTTTGGAAGAAGTGAACAATCACAACTTAAAGTTGTAGTAGATAAAGTTTTTCCACTTGCTAGTATACAAGAAGCTCACCAGTATGTGGAAGGAAGTAAAAACATAGGGAAAGTAGTTTTAGAGATAAAGAGGGATGAAGGAGAAGTGCCACCAGAAGCTGATTGTGATGAAAATGTGGTGACAGAAGAAGCAGCTGCCCATAGTGACCTTTGA
- the LOC139962459 gene encoding quinone oxidoreductase PIG3-like isoform X4: MAKGKMDLSSSSEVSSNFISSFQTPVNNVKFDCQLAENFGYVYTAESVKEVQNRWQALTSSKFVCIKTTKGYGKNDFDDLLKHNLQWELPSLGSAGMGNKGLDYDGMPFVIIATKVLDCQHGVDRHLKRKLVTDNIRNQKQFTEGRKRFRSSNKECKKVDCPAQLLVKDVIKFPDFRSSAMKAVQQANPGDADTLFIDGVHPRPEPKDREIVIEVFNSAVNRLDILQRKGALPVPKGASPIIGLEVSGRVHKLGPKCSDKWKEDDRVMALVNGGGYAEYTTVDEDHVMAIPDHMTFTEAAAVPEVWLTAYQLLHLIAKVSEGEYVLIHAGGSGVGTAAVQLVVSAGAHAIVTAGSQEKIDKALSLGATAGVNYKVEEFHEKVAELTEGKGVNIILDCVGSSYWSKNLEALAMDGRWVLYGLLGGPNVKGNFLGGLLRKRATLSATTLRTRTDQYKAHLIEEFTANALPLFGRSEQSQLKVVVDKVFPLASIQEAHQYVEGSKNIGKVVLEIKRDEGEVPPEADCDENVVTEEAAAHSDL; this comes from the exons ATGGCAAAGGGAAAAATGGATCTTTCCAGTTCATCTGAAGTATCGTCAAACTTTATTTCCAGCTTCCAAACACCTGTCAATAATGTCAAATTTGATTGTCAACTTgcagaaaattttggttatgtttATACCGCTGAATCAGTCAAAGAGGTCCAAAATAGATGGCAAGCCTTGACTTCATCGAAGTTTGTATGCATAAAGACAACCAAGGGTTATGGCAAAAATG ATTTTGATGATCTATTAAAACATAACCTACAGTGGGAATTACCAAGCCTTGGTTCAGCTGGAATGGGTAATAAAGGTTTGGACTATGATGGCATGCCATTTGTTATAATTGCCACAAAAGTCCTGGATTGTCAGCATGGAGTAGACAGACACCTAAAGAGGAAGCTTGTCACTGATAATATCCGG AACCAGAAGCAGTTTACAGAAGGAAGAAAGAGGTTTCGATCCAGTAATAAGGAATGCAAGAAAGTAGATTGCCCAGCCCAGCTTCTTGTCAAAGATGTGATTAAATTTCCTGATTTCAGG AGTTCAGCCATGAAGGCTGTGCAGCAAGCTAACCCCGGGGACGCTGATACACTTTTCATAGATGGTGTTCATCCACGACCAGAACCTAAGGACAGAGAGATTGTTATTGAAGTATTCAATTCTGCTGTAAACAGGCTCGATATATTACAG aGGAAGGGTGCATTACCAGTTCCAAAAGGAGCCAGTCCGATCATAGGACTAGAGGTGTCTGGCAGAGTGCATAAATTGGGACCAAAGTGTTCTGATAAATGGAAGGAAG ATGATAGAGTAATGGCCTTAGTCAATGGTGGAGGCTATGCTGAGTATACTACAGTGGATGAAGATCATGTTATGGCCATTCCTGATCACATGACCTTCACTGAAGCGGCAGCAGTTCCAGAGGTCTGGCTAACTGCATATCAGTTGTTGCATCTGATTG CCAAAGTCTCTGAAGGGGAGTATGTGTTAATCCATGCAGGTGGGAGTGGGGTAGGAACAGCAGCTGTACAGCTGGTGGTCTCAGCTGGAGCTCATGCCATTGTTACTGCTGGATCACAGGAGAAGATAGACAAAGCTCTCAGTCTTGGTGCAACGGCAGGAGTAAACTACAAGGTAGAAGAGTTCCATGAAAAGGTCGCAGAGCTGACAGAGG GTAAAGGAGTCAACATTATCTTAGACTGTGTTGGTAGTAGTTATTGGTCAAAAAACTTGGAAGCACTCGCAATGGATGGAAGATGGGTTCTGTATGGCTTATTGGGAGGCCCAAATGTCAAGGGAAATTTCTTAGGAGGTTTATTGAGAAAGAGGGCTACTCTCTCTGCAACAACTTTGAGGACAAGAACTGATCAG TACAAGGCACATCTTATTGAAGAATTCACAGCAAATGCCTTACCACTCTTTGGAAGAAGTGAACAATCACAACTTAAAGTTGTAGTAGATAAAGTTTTTCCACTTGCTAGTATACAAGAAGCTCACCAGTATGTGGAAGGAAGTAAAAACATAGGGAAAGTAGTTTTAGAGATAAAGAGGGATGAAGGAGAAGTGCCACCAGAAGCTGATTGTGATGAAAATGTGGTGACAGAAGAAGCAGCTGCCCATAGTGACCTTTGA
- the LOC139962459 gene encoding quinone oxidoreductase PIG3-like isoform X1, which yields MAKGKMDLSSSSEVSSNFISSFQTPVNNVKFDCQLAENFGYVYTAESVKEVQNRWQALTSSKFVCIKTTKGYGKNDFDDLLKHNLQWELPSLGSAGMGNKGLDYDGMPFVIIATKVLDCQHGVDRHLKRKLVTDNIRNQKQFTEGRKRFRSSNKECKKVDCPAQLLVKDVIKFPDFRIGDKTDAKKAAVSRKLRQSLESNKNVVGERRYYLRLPLPSEHNGHPLMESSAMKAVQQANPGDADTLFIDGVHPRPEPKDREIVIEVFNSAVNRLDILQRKGALPVPKGASPIIGLEVSGRVHKLGPKCSDKWKEDDRVMALVNGGGYAEYTTVDEDHVMAIPDHMTFTEAAAVPEVWLTAYQLLHLIAKVSEGEYVLIHAGGSGVGTAAVQLVVSAGAHAIVTAGSQEKIDKALSLGATAGVNYKVEEFHEKVAELTEGKGVNIILDCVGSSYWSKNLEALAMDGRWVLYGLLGGPNVKGNFLGGLLRKRATLSATTLRTRTDQYKAHLIEEFTANALPLFGRSEQSQLKVVVDKVFPLASIQEAHQYVEGSKNIGKVVLEIKRDEGEVPPEADCDENVVTEEAAAHSDL from the exons ATGGCAAAGGGAAAAATGGATCTTTCCAGTTCATCTGAAGTATCGTCAAACTTTATTTCCAGCTTCCAAACACCTGTCAATAATGTCAAATTTGATTGTCAACTTgcagaaaattttggttatgtttATACCGCTGAATCAGTCAAAGAGGTCCAAAATAGATGGCAAGCCTTGACTTCATCGAAGTTTGTATGCATAAAGACAACCAAGGGTTATGGCAAAAATG ATTTTGATGATCTATTAAAACATAACCTACAGTGGGAATTACCAAGCCTTGGTTCAGCTGGAATGGGTAATAAAGGTTTGGACTATGATGGCATGCCATTTGTTATAATTGCCACAAAAGTCCTGGATTGTCAGCATGGAGTAGACAGACACCTAAAGAGGAAGCTTGTCACTGATAATATCCGG AACCAGAAGCAGTTTACAGAAGGAAGAAAGAGGTTTCGATCCAGTAATAAGGAATGCAAGAAAGTAGATTGCCCAGCCCAGCTTCTTGTCAAAGATGTGATTAAATTTCCTGATTTCAGG ATAGGTGATAAAACTGATGCAAAGAAAGCCGCTGTATCTAGAAAGTTACGCCAGTCATTGGAAAGCAATAAAAATGTTGTTGGGGAGAGGAGATATTACCTGAGGCTTCCACTACCGTCAGAGCATAATGGTCACCCTTTAATGGAG AGTTCAGCCATGAAGGCTGTGCAGCAAGCTAACCCCGGGGACGCTGATACACTTTTCATAGATGGTGTTCATCCACGACCAGAACCTAAGGACAGAGAGATTGTTATTGAAGTATTCAATTCTGCTGTAAACAGGCTCGATATATTACAG aGGAAGGGTGCATTACCAGTTCCAAAAGGAGCCAGTCCGATCATAGGACTAGAGGTGTCTGGCAGAGTGCATAAATTGGGACCAAAGTGTTCTGATAAATGGAAGGAAG ATGATAGAGTAATGGCCTTAGTCAATGGTGGAGGCTATGCTGAGTATACTACAGTGGATGAAGATCATGTTATGGCCATTCCTGATCACATGACCTTCACTGAAGCGGCAGCAGTTCCAGAGGTCTGGCTAACTGCATATCAGTTGTTGCATCTGATTG CCAAAGTCTCTGAAGGGGAGTATGTGTTAATCCATGCAGGTGGGAGTGGGGTAGGAACAGCAGCTGTACAGCTGGTGGTCTCAGCTGGAGCTCATGCCATTGTTACTGCTGGATCACAGGAGAAGATAGACAAAGCTCTCAGTCTTGGTGCAACGGCAGGAGTAAACTACAAGGTAGAAGAGTTCCATGAAAAGGTCGCAGAGCTGACAGAGG GTAAAGGAGTCAACATTATCTTAGACTGTGTTGGTAGTAGTTATTGGTCAAAAAACTTGGAAGCACTCGCAATGGATGGAAGATGGGTTCTGTATGGCTTATTGGGAGGCCCAAATGTCAAGGGAAATTTCTTAGGAGGTTTATTGAGAAAGAGGGCTACTCTCTCTGCAACAACTTTGAGGACAAGAACTGATCAG TACAAGGCACATCTTATTGAAGAATTCACAGCAAATGCCTTACCACTCTTTGGAAGAAGTGAACAATCACAACTTAAAGTTGTAGTAGATAAAGTTTTTCCACTTGCTAGTATACAAGAAGCTCACCAGTATGTGGAAGGAAGTAAAAACATAGGGAAAGTAGTTTTAGAGATAAAGAGGGATGAAGGAGAAGTGCCACCAGAAGCTGATTGTGATGAAAATGTGGTGACAGAAGAAGCAGCTGCCCATAGTGACCTTTGA